The Sphaeramia orbicularis chromosome 15, fSphaOr1.1, whole genome shotgun sequence region TGGCACTACGGACGGGTCTGGCACCACTAGCCACAGCAGGATAAGCGTGAGTTGTGGTGGAATAAACGTTGAGGTCAATCAGCACCAGGAGACGACACCTGGCACTAAAACCACGTCCTCCTCGGACTCCTCTTCTGTAACTTCTGTATCCTCCGCATCCGTTCTTGGGTCAGGACTTGTGGCGCCGGTTTCTCCTTACAAACCGGGACAGACAGTTTTCCCTTTGCCTCCTGCTGGGATGACCTACCCAGGTAGCTTGGCCGGGGCCTATGCTGGTTACCCCCAACACTTCCTGCCCCACGGAGGGAGCTTGGTTAACGCACAACTGGCCAGTTCTCTGGGCTGCAGTAAGGCCGGATCCAGCCCTTTGGCCGGGGCTTCCCCTCCGTCCATCATGTCGGCCAGCCTGTGCAGAGACCCTTACTGCCTCAGTTACCATTGTGCCAGTCACTTAGCGGGCGCAGCCGGTGCCTCTTGCACACACGACTCTGCAGCTGCGGCGGCCGCTAATGCCCTCAAGTCCAGCTACCCACTAATGTACCCGACACACCCCATCCACGGCGTTCACTCCACGGCACCTTCATTTAGCGGACACCCCCTGTACCCGTACGGTTTCATGCTCCCCAACGACCCTCTCCCTCATGTTTGTAACTGGGTGTCGGCAAATGGACCGTGCGACAAGCGGTTCTCCTCTTCGGAAGAACTCCTGAAccacctgaggacacacacagCTTTTACTGGGGCTGAGAAGTTGATATCTGGGTATCCCGGGTCCTCATCTCTGGCCAGCGCTGCAGCAGCGGCCATGGCCTGCCATATGCATATGCCCCCGTCAGGAGCCCCAGGGAGCCCCGGGACTTTGGCTCTCAGGAGCCCGCATCACGCGTTAGGACTCAGCAGCCGCTACCATCCGTACTCCAAAAGCCCCCTGCCCACCCCCGGTGCCCCAGTCCCCGTCCCTGCAGCCACCGGCCCCTATTACTCCCCTTATGCACTGTACGGTCAGAGACTCACCACAGCGTCTGCGCTGGGATACCagtgaggaccaggactgggcaAAGTTTATAGAACTAAGAATGCAAATAGAAAGACTTTTATATTAACTGCGCTAAACTTATGGGCGGGATCCGTGGACttcaactgtatttatttatatgtcgGCTTAAAAGCAGGCGATAATAGCTGCAAATGGAGAATATTTGAGCAACTCAAAAGTGCATTATGTTGAAACTGATCTCTATAggtaaagtgaaaacacacacatgttagaGTACTAATTAAAGTAGGGGTCTTCATTTCGATGTTAATTTGAAATTGCTATGATTGTATTTGTTCTTATTTAATGTCTCAttgaaaagaaaataatttacATGCATGTTTGTTTCTTAAATTTCAAATTGTCCACATTTTAAATTGCCGTTATTTTTCAGGTGTATACCTTGGAAAGAGAATTggtatttttttgtatgtattctggaaaaaataagaaacaatTCTGTTCCATATCTCCGTGTGCCTCATTTCCTGGCGTATATGATTAATgcacttatcatttatattttagAAGAATTTAAATTAAGCCGGTtgatgttgtaaattctgttcaggcccatatgttaaaaaaaattaacaaacgtacacacacacacacacacacacacacaacacacacacacacacacacaaacaggtcaATGCGgtgtaaagctttttttttttttttttgcttccttgcTTTATGGTTTACTATATTCTTATATACTTGTTTTATGCCAAATAATTTCAAAGCTTTAGGCCTGTGTTTTAACCAGAGCACACGTGTTTTAAAGTCAGAACTGTGTAAAACTTACAGAGCGAACTGGTTTTGTGTGtcgttgtgtgagtgtgtgacagATACACACACGCAGGTAAACTGGTTTTATAAAGTGAATTTAATTATGATGTTAAGTCTGCTGGTGGGTAATTTTATCGCTTAATTTAGGACGTGTCGTTTTCGGACAGGTGTTCGTACTAAGTTAAAATTGGGAaacacgagaaaaaaaaaaagatacgagCCCCTTtattccaatattttttttttctaatatgatGAGAGGGAATATTTAGTTCATGGCTGcatgaaaatctaaaaaaattatttaaccaCTCTAATAGGATTTCTGACACCGAATTTACTGGATTTAAGGTTTACTGCAATTTACTCTTCAcgagtcttttttttatttagttaaaaaaaaaaaaaaacgtgtggcTTCTGTGCCTCCACTCGAGTTAAATTTCATTATGgaggccataatgtaatttatgTAAAACTGGGTTCTTTGTTACTGGTTTATGCATCACACCAGCATGATACTAACATTGCATTGGATAATCATACACACTTGGAAAAGACTGAAGACATTCATATTTAAGAAAAGGCAGTTTTTATTAATAAGAACAAAGTTGTGAGACACTGAGGAGAACACACTTGTTTGTTCACATgttacaaactggaaaaaaaataagtgccatATTAAATTCCTATACAGAAAATGCACATGAAGCTCTTTAGAcgcaaatgtctttttttttttttttcattatgttcatttttttagACTATGAACCTGTACACGCGCATCTGACTTGACTTATGATGCGCATCAGCAAAATCAGCGCCTATATTTAAGCGTCAACTGTCATCCTTTTAGAAAAGTCCGCAAATGTAAGTGGAATTGGTGCGTGGATAGAGCAGATGAGTGCAGTCATGTAGCTGTAATTAATTACCCAGTCAGCACCATAATAAAAACGGATTATatattttaaatgtctataaaagcctGTCTTTTAGATGTGCTGTTTGAACCatagtgttatttatttatttatttttatttcagataTCTCCTGAGGTATGCTGTCCCTTGTCTATCGCACAGCAGTTAGTCAGACGCAACAAACTCCTCTCATAGTGTGTGTAAGGGCCCACACGCGTCCTAAACTGATGTAATGACGGTGAAAGGGAGCAATTTCCATTTTTACCCACATCATGGTGGCTGTGCTCGGAGGTCCCCGGTGGAAGGCAATTTATCATGTGCCCCTCCCCCTGGCCCTGTCACTGGAGGAACAGGCAGGCACATGTGTGCATGAATTACCAACCCTCCCACCTACCCCAGCCCTCCCTCTCACTGTGGAGATTTGACACAGAGGAGAGAAAACATGGGGGATTAGAGTATGCAAGAGTCTTAAAGTACATATTCACTTTGTCCATCAAGGCGTTAGAGGTGTGCAGGGGATCTCAGcagagctaacatatgggacaaATACCAGTATATTAGCAGATCAGTCTCTTTTCAGTGCTTTAAGTGAAAAAGTGCACAAAAGTCTAATTGATTTTGGTGAGTTGTATGATGTTATTatcaaaaataattatttattgaGTGTTTGTGTATGGTAGTGAACTGAACTTTACAGTAAGTGAGCTGCATTTCACAACAAATACTACACAAAATCTGAAATATATGAGAAAATAAAATTTCACCATACAAATATTGAAGTATTAACCATTTTGCATGTAATTTGAAGATGTTTTTAGTtaacaggaatttttttttttttttattattatctacaGTCAATTGCTGGTATGTGTGATTTACTAAATGGATTTtacatttagaatagaatagaatagaatagatcgttattgtaaaattacaggaaaagtgaacatttgtttagcagctctgttctgtttagtagCAAAACAATTAGTACAAAAAGGACTTTAAAACATCACACATTATACTGaaaaacatgataaaatattacatgtacatatactactaattacaacaaaaactgctgaaatatacaaaagctaactctatactacagatgagaaatatgtactgcacaaaaggatatatacaggcagtataggatatatatacaaggtaagattaagaaaaacaaggtgtgtgtgttgtgattattgcactgaggtatAGGGTGAGTGTTGCACTGTCCATTAGActggggtggtggtggttgttTATTGAAATAACACACATCTCTAGACACCTATACCAACTCACACAGTCATGTTTAGAGCTATTTGAGAAATGTGGCAggtatgaaaaatatttgtaattaAAAAGATAAGCAAAGAGCTTTCAGTCAGGACCTGCAGCGACCATTTTAGACTTTTAGGACATAGCTGCATCCTCACAGAGAGACATTGCAGGAAACCTGGCAGGACATCTGGCAAGGGGGAGCCCAGAACGTGACTCACACACCTAACCCCGTATTCAACCCTACTGAATTACCACCACTAAAGCTGTCATTAGTGGGTGTGTGGCACAATATAAAGACATGCCGTCGTCTGCAGTGGCAAGTCTATAGTTTGGGTAACAGCTGTGTCAATAAGGGGAAGTTGCTATAATGTTCAACCCCATGCCAGACATAAGTCAAAGAGCAATTATTATCCTTGATGTAGTGTATGTGTAGTTGTTTTATCAGGCGGCGATTACAATATAAGGCCTCTGGGTGatggtaaaaaaaacagaaacctaTCAATAAAAGCTTTGTTTTCATTGCTTATTCAGTCTTTATTGGCACTTGAAGTTTCCTATGTGCAATTACGTTTTATAAGAACACGTTACTACTATTCAAATACATTATAATTATGTATAGTTTTCCAGATATCCGTGAAGTGCATTACATGTACCAGTGTCTGAGTTACGCCTTGGCGCTTCACTTGTAGTAAAATGTGTCATCTTAGCTACAACAGCCAACTGTCATTATCTCAGTGTGTGATTTATGGTGATACGGGCTTGTTGAGGTGTCCACAGCTTTGTGATTGTAGTAATGAAGCCATAAAATGAACAGCATGAAACAAAGCAGGGACTCAGTGGTCGTAAACAGATCCACTGCTTCAGGCAAATCTGTTCTAAATCTGCCTATTATcccagagattaaaaaaaaaaagaaaaatcaacatGTCGCTGGTCACTCGTCATATCCATCTGACAGACCGATCCGAGAACGCAATCCCCAACTGAGAGCCGTAATAGAGGTAATTTGGTTCTTAAAATCTGTGCCAAGGCAGACAGGAATCCCTCCCTTCTCCTCTACATGTGGTTACCCTCCTCATTGATTTACAAATGTAAAGTGCTCATCCAGGTGATGTGAGAGAAGTGGCAGTGTTGATCTATCTATGCCACTCAGATCTCTAACCAGTGAGACACTTTCTTGTGCTTAGACAGCCTAATTGAGGTCATTTCTGTCTGCTTTGGGATCTACAGTGCGCTGGGGTGTTTTAGTGTGCAGATAATTTGCCCATTTTCTGATTCTGACAAAGAATATTTTATGGAAATGCACCCTTATTCCAGGCACCTTAATGGAGTATGTTGGAGTAGTATGCGAGCTGATGAGGTTGTTGTCTGTCACTGATAAATGTAAAAAGCAGGGAAAATGTCAGGGATGGGCTTGGCTCCAAAAGGCTTTTTACCTTCACTTGAAATCAGCAATGCCTAAGCAGTGCATCTTGAGAGCGTTACAGCACACAATCACAAGGTTATTCTAATTATTTGAAGCTGTGTGAATACAATATCAGGCATCATACAGCATGTGTCTAGTGCGTAGCCACCCAGTGGACTATCAAAGACAGAATCATCCAACTTAATTTGAGATAAAGGCATCTGctctccaagtttttttttttgacagtttgagGTTTCAGTCTACCACATAATTGCTAtcttctgctgttttctcccttCTGTGAGTAAATCCTGATGGTGTGTCACCGGCCGTACATGACAGTATGAgtacatgatgtcatttccatgGGTGTGGGCCACCAATTACCATGACTCACATGCTTACTAAACACATAAAGCGAGGTCCTCTGTCATTCCGGATGAAGATTTAATGATTAGTCGATACTTTTTCCTttgaccaccccccaccccccacccccctttttgTCTCACAGGGTTTTTCTTACAATCTGACTACATTATTTTTGATTTGTAAGTCTACGATTTTTTGATGCAAAGCAAACTTGAGCAGTTTGTGTAATTTAATAAAATGTTTACAGGTTATAATATATTTTGTTAACGTTTGGGAAAACCATTCTGCTAAAGAACCATAAATGTCTCATTTTTATGCTGCAAACTGACACACCAATTCAACCTCATTCTATAGCACTGCACAAACTTtagtgtttcatgtattttttttttttttttatctcaattttttccatactttacagAAGCCTGAGGAAAACTGCACCCCTTTGTGTGACCAGGCGATGCATTCATAGTACTGCTACTCTCAGGAGTTTTTGCTGTGATCCCATATAGTTTAGTGTATATGAACCGCTACACTAAACTTTCAGCTTTAAAACAATTCATACTACCCTCAGGGCTAGTATTTTGTAAAAAGAAACCAACATTTGGAACATGTTGTCACAAAGGTCTGTTGAAGAAATTCACAGGTCAGTGAAATCCATTGTATAAGAGAGGGAAGTAGCCTAATAATGCACAGTAGGCCTCCATCACAAAGCTGCGTAGCCATAAGCCACATGTTGCGCTTTGAGCAAGGGTGTGACTCTTTTGACTTTTCTCTTTTGACTTTTTCTTTAGTGGAGAAACTATCTCCTAAAGGTGTCGCTGCTTGATCCACCTACGCATGAATCTAATGGCTGGATGCAACAAACTCAGGCATATTCTCTGAGGGATTTTCAAAGAAAATCATGAACTAAAGTGGGAGTAGATATGTTGAGGGAGAGCACATTCAACCAAAAGTTGGATTACAGAACTTCAGCTCAATTTTCTTAGTGTCATGCATGGGGTTTGGATAGTTTGGTTGTCAGCAACATGggctttttatgttttcaccACTGGCCTCTTAAACttcatgtcaacatttttttttcctcatatgcAGCAGTACCAAGAATGTGTTAAATAAACCCAGGCTAGAAAAAGAGACTTGCAGATACTTCGTAGAAAAGGTTTCACCGGCTGACTTTAGCCTTATCCAGTGGAATAAAGATTGGTTTGTGTTAAATAAAATGCCAGTAGTGTTTGATAAAATTAACCTTGTAAAGACTGAACCATTAgataattgacagaaaattctagttctttgaaaccggagcctttattggtccttctgaacaaccccccaattttttttttttttttcaaatatcagtttccaagtatgaatttcaattttgtatcatatttgatacatcaggtctcagtgctcaaatattattatttttgaacaaacaaaaacataacgtaacacaaacatatctaacaaattggtaattccttttcaaaattgtcaaagttctgcctccttcctcattactgacaatgttgtagtgtcactggaaaggcctgtggtgaacgaattcctcccccctggtggattatcagtgtattgcatgtatctaattgtatacatcagggttttcatgaaaaaaaaaattaacactgatcatgtagagggcttcaaaactcatgtatcaaatatgacatgtttggtgttataggattAAAGCAGTGGAAAGGGAAAAAGCTAGAATTTGCAAATAAACACTTTCTGTACCTCTTTCCTCTCTGTCCAAAACAaaagataaatagataaatacaaataatatagatttacaagaaaagcacttggagagcacagacctccgccaagacag contains the following coding sequences:
- the znf503 gene encoding LOW QUALITY PROTEIN: zinc finger protein 503 (The sequence of the model RefSeq protein was modified relative to this genomic sequence to represent the inferred CDS: inserted 2 bases in 2 codons); its protein translation is MITSPSASILKNSDICVAWESSSSRNSSSASINKPFLHSSPPSDPLRQANRLPIKVLKMLTARSGHILHPEYLQPLPSTPVSPIELDAKKSPLALLAQTCSQIGKPDPPPSSKLSSVTSNGSSEKESKSGPLKLSDIGVDDKSSFKPYSXPSDKKDSSSGVSGGEKSXFRVPSATCQPFTPRTGSPNSCTSASPMPAEGKCGDRDEKKESDCNKNGTTDGSGTTSHSRISVSCGGINVEVNQHQETTPGTKTTSSSDSSSVTSVSSASVLGSGLVAPVSPYKPGQTVFPLPPAGMTYPGSLAGAYAGYPQHFLPHGGSLVNAQLASSLGCSKAGSSPLAGASPPSIMSASLCRDPYCLSYHCASHLAGAAGASCTHDSAAAAAANALKSSYPLMYPTHPIHGVHSTAPSFSGHPLYPYGFMLPNDPLPHVCNWVSANGPCDKRFSSSEELLNHLRTHTAFTGAEKLISGYPGSSSLASAAAAAMACHMHMPPSGAPGSPGTLALRSPHHALGLSSRYHPYSKSPLPTPGAPVPVPAATGPYYSPYALYGQRLTTASALGYQ